The following are from one region of the Stanieria cyanosphaera PCC 7437 genome:
- the gloA gene encoding lactoylglutathione lyase, which yields MRMLHTMLRVGNLEESLKFYCDVLGMKLLRQKDYPGGEFTLAFVGYGDEANHTVIELTYNWGVEQYDLGNAYGHIALGVDDIYGTCEKIKSLGGKVTREPGPMKHGSTVIAFVEDPDGYKIELIQLGTQGSAKKAELASQKVY from the coding sequence ATGCGAATGCTTCACACTATGCTACGAGTTGGCAACTTAGAGGAATCTTTAAAGTTTTATTGCGATGTTTTAGGCATGAAATTACTACGCCAAAAAGACTATCCAGGCGGTGAATTTACTCTTGCTTTTGTGGGATATGGGGACGAAGCTAACCATACTGTGATTGAGCTAACTTACAATTGGGGTGTTGAACAATACGATCTGGGTAATGCATATGGGCATATTGCTTTGGGTGTAGATGATATCTATGGCACTTGTGAAAAAATTAAATCTCTTGGTGGAAAAGTGACTAGAGAACCTGGTCCAATGAAGCATGGTAGTACTGTAATTGCTTTTGTAGAAGATCCAGACGGCTATAAAATTGAGTTAATTCAACTAGGAACACAAGGTTCGGCAAAAAAGGCGGAATTAGCTAGTCAAAAAGTATATTAA
- a CDS encoding PBP1A family penicillin-binding protein: MTTKPPSKPPASGNSTKSQLSKILTQAVQTIQAKVNFNALALRSGTQVPELKVQDANSQERVYPLLGDRYSIGRSSRCDIQVRNPVVSQVHFSLTRNKKNPRSFLIKDEKSTNGIYIGKRRVANFALYHGDRFTLGPPELAAAVTLEYYNPPPLWLKILRYSLYGTGGMMSLLILWIGIEWAKTPVYPLPREATRPVVVYADDGTPINPVAQNTHRELKNLADFSPYLPKAVIASEDSRYYWHLGVDPYGIARAIAVNLTSSELKQGASTITQQLARSLFPEVGRQNTAGRKLREMLVALKLEAVYSKKTILKTYLNRVYLGVGSYGFEDAAQFYFEKSAADLSLSEAATLVAILPAPNLYNPVKDYETSVALRNRVINRMVKLGMVSEAEADRARRSRIEVSPNARQTLSNTTAPYFYAYVLKELQALLGTEVAKEGNYIVETGLALQIQTEAEQSLKYSVTEDGSRYGYSQGAIVTLDSETGQIIALVGGADYNQSQFDRATQAKRQPGSTFKMFAYTSAIEQGINPNNKYSCAPVSWKGQEYRGCERSSGEINMYRGLEQSENAVALRVAQDIGLNRVIEMARRFGINSSLTESPGLVLGESEVSVLEMTGAYGALANDGIWHRPHAINRILDGSDCENPNDWQTCREIYSFTSDSQNSREVVSEAVAERMTYMLKQVIADGTGKAADISQGEAGKTGTTDNSVDLWFIGYVPKKNLVTGIWLGNDDNSATKGSSWQAATLWGNYMRKIIDYR; the protein is encoded by the coding sequence ATGACTACTAAACCGCCATCCAAACCTCCTGCATCAGGTAATTCGACCAAATCTCAATTGAGTAAAATTTTGACTCAAGCGGTTCAAACTATTCAAGCCAAAGTTAATTTTAATGCTCTGGCGTTGAGATCAGGAACACAAGTACCTGAATTAAAAGTTCAAGATGCTAATTCTCAAGAAAGAGTTTATCCTTTGTTAGGCGATCGCTATTCGATTGGACGTAGTTCTCGTTGTGATATTCAAGTTCGTAATCCTGTAGTTAGTCAAGTTCATTTTTCCTTAACCAGAAATAAGAAAAATCCTCGTTCTTTTTTAATCAAAGACGAAAAATCAACTAATGGTATTTATATCGGTAAAAGAAGAGTTGCCAATTTTGCTCTTTATCACGGCGATCGCTTTACTTTAGGCCCACCAGAGTTAGCTGCTGCTGTTACTCTTGAGTATTATAATCCTCCTCCGTTATGGCTGAAGATTTTGCGCTACAGTCTTTATGGTACGGGAGGAATGATGAGTTTATTAATTCTCTGGATTGGAATTGAATGGGCAAAAACGCCTGTTTATCCTTTACCTAGAGAAGCAACTCGCCCTGTGGTTGTTTACGCTGATGATGGCACTCCAATTAACCCAGTTGCCCAAAATACTCACCGCGAACTAAAAAATCTGGCTGACTTTTCTCCTTATCTACCTAAAGCGGTAATTGCTTCTGAAGATAGTAGATATTACTGGCATTTGGGCGTAGATCCTTATGGAATTGCTCGGGCGATCGCAGTAAATTTAACTTCTTCGGAATTAAAACAAGGAGCAAGTACAATTACTCAACAATTAGCCCGAAGTCTTTTTCCTGAAGTCGGTAGACAAAATACGGCAGGCAGAAAATTGCGAGAGATGCTAGTAGCTTTAAAACTCGAGGCAGTTTATAGCAAAAAAACAATTTTAAAAACCTATCTCAATCGTGTTTATCTTGGTGTGGGCAGTTATGGTTTTGAAGATGCTGCCCAATTTTATTTTGAAAAGTCCGCTGCCGATCTCAGTCTCTCAGAAGCAGCTACTCTAGTAGCAATTTTGCCTGCCCCTAATCTTTACAACCCAGTTAAAGATTATGAAACTTCTGTCGCCTTACGTAATCGTGTGATTAATCGAATGGTGAAATTAGGCATGGTATCCGAAGCAGAAGCAGACAGAGCAAGGCGATCGCGAATTGAGGTTAGTCCGAACGCCCGTCAAACCCTTTCTAATACTACTGCTCCCTACTTTTACGCCTATGTTCTCAAAGAACTACAAGCTCTCCTTGGTACAGAAGTAGCCAAAGAAGGAAATTACATTGTTGAAACAGGGTTAGCTCTTCAAATACAAACCGAAGCCGAACAATCTCTCAAATATTCAGTAACAGAAGATGGTTCACGCTATGGCTATTCTCAAGGGGCAATTGTTACTCTCGACAGTGAGACTGGACAGATTATCGCCTTAGTTGGTGGGGCAGATTATAATCAAAGTCAATTTGACCGCGCCACCCAAGCTAAACGTCAGCCAGGATCGACTTTTAAAATGTTTGCTTATACTTCTGCGATTGAACAAGGAATCAATCCTAATAATAAATATTCCTGCGCTCCCGTCAGTTGGAAAGGACAAGAATATCGAGGTTGCGAACGTAGTAGTGGTGAAATAAATATGTATCGTGGGTTAGAGCAATCTGAAAATGCAGTTGCTTTACGAGTGGCCCAAGATATTGGTTTAAATCGAGTTATTGAGATGGCACGACGGTTTGGCATTAACTCTTCTTTAACAGAATCACCAGGTTTAGTTTTGGGAGAAAGTGAAGTTAGTGTTTTAGAAATGACTGGTGCTTATGGTGCTTTGGCTAATGATGGAATTTGGCATCGTCCCCACGCGATTAATCGAATTCTGGATGGTAGTGATTGTGAGAATCCTAATGACTGGCAAACTTGTAGAGAAATTTATTCTTTTACTAGCGACAGTCAAAATAGTCGGGAAGTTGTTTCTGAAGCAGTCGCTGAGCGAATGACTTATATGCTTAAACAAGTAATTGCCGATGGTACAGGCAAAGCAGCCGATATTTCTCAAGGAGAAGCAGGCAAAACAGGTACAACTGATAATAGTGTTGATTTATGGTTTATTGGCTATGTACCAAAAAAAAATTTAGTGACAGGGATTTGGTTGGGTAATGACGATAATTCCGCAACTAAAGGTAGCAGTTGGCAAGCTGCAACTTTGTGGGGTAATTATATGCGCAAAATTATCGATTATCGATAA